In Curtobacterium sp. L6-1, a genomic segment contains:
- a CDS encoding FAD-dependent monooxygenase, with protein MPAHTSHLDDSSSARVVVVGAGPTGLWLAAELAAAGVHAVVLEQRTARSPHAKALGLMPRTLEVLALRGAVEPFIAAGRTVPAWHFGLLEESVRFDTLDTPFPAMLLLPQTTTEALLEERARRLGVDVVRGAVATGLDQSEADETVTVTYEQDGAHRHVTAALVVGCDGGRSTVRGLAGIPFEGEPSSAWGFVGDVVLDAPPAPGTRVVRPDGALIVAPLPDGRFRLTGWDPEHQSPDEELDLGTLRAFTRRMTGTDLGARDPSWLSRFGDANRLAASFRSGRVLLAGDAAHVHWPTGGLGLNAGVQDAMALGWRAAAVVRGTLPDTVLDDYATERRAYGEALRTSTLAQSALITATDPATIAIRATVNRMLATSGANRAVAARLAGLTRESTLPAVRVVRAAPPIEDVVSDDDGARALFRSGRPVLMVSDPALHAAVRESLDVVSDSVVVALVEPSAGAPALPRAAVFRPDGVRAWTSDDDGPVAAGLTAALGALGVLPARAGGS; from the coding sequence ATGCCCGCTCACACCTCCCACCTCGACGACTCGTCCTCTGCCCGGGTGGTCGTCGTCGGAGCGGGGCCGACGGGCCTGTGGCTCGCCGCCGAGCTCGCCGCGGCCGGTGTCCACGCCGTGGTCCTCGAGCAGCGCACCGCTCGGTCTCCCCACGCGAAGGCGCTCGGGCTGATGCCCCGGACACTCGAGGTGCTCGCACTCCGCGGGGCCGTGGAACCGTTCATCGCGGCCGGGCGCACCGTGCCGGCGTGGCACTTCGGGCTGCTCGAGGAGAGCGTGCGCTTCGACACGCTCGACACCCCGTTCCCCGCCATGCTGCTCCTGCCGCAGACCACCACCGAGGCGCTGCTCGAGGAGCGGGCGCGTCGACTCGGCGTCGACGTCGTCCGCGGCGCGGTGGCGACCGGTCTCGACCAGAGCGAGGCCGACGAGACCGTGACCGTGACGTACGAGCAGGACGGCGCCCACCGGCACGTCACCGCGGCGCTCGTCGTCGGGTGTGACGGTGGCCGGAGCACGGTCCGCGGGCTCGCCGGGATCCCGTTCGAGGGCGAGCCGAGCTCTGCCTGGGGCTTCGTCGGTGACGTGGTGCTCGACGCTCCACCGGCACCGGGGACCCGGGTCGTCCGGCCGGACGGCGCCCTCATCGTGGCGCCGCTCCCCGACGGGCGCTTCCGGCTCACCGGCTGGGATCCGGAGCACCAGTCGCCGGACGAGGAACTCGACCTCGGGACGCTGCGCGCGTTCACGCGACGGATGACCGGTACGGACCTCGGAGCGCGCGACCCCTCCTGGCTGTCGCGCTTCGGGGACGCCAACCGTCTCGCGGCCTCGTTCCGCAGCGGCCGGGTCCTGCTCGCCGGCGACGCAGCGCACGTCCACTGGCCGACCGGTGGGCTCGGCCTGAACGCCGGCGTCCAGGACGCGATGGCCCTCGGCTGGCGTGCGGCCGCCGTCGTGCGCGGGACGCTCCCCGACACCGTGCTCGACGACTACGCGACCGAGCGGCGCGCGTACGGCGAGGCGCTCCGCACGTCGACCCTGGCGCAGAGCGCGCTCATCACGGCGACGGACCCCGCGACCATCGCGATCCGTGCGACGGTGAACCGCATGCTGGCGACGTCGGGAGCGAACCGGGCCGTCGCGGCCCGACTCGCCGGGCTGACGCGCGAGAGCACCCTGCCGGCGGTCCGGGTCGTCCGTGCAGCGCCGCCGATCGAGGACGTCGTGTCCGACGACGACGGAGCCCGAGCGCTGTTCAGATCCGGCCGACCGGTGCTGATGGTGTCCGATCCGGCGCTCCACGCCGCCGTCCGCGAGTCGCTGGACGTCGTGTCCGACAGCGTCGTGGTCGCGCTCGTGGAACCGTCCGCGGGCGCTCCGGCACTGCCTCGTGCGGCGGTGTTCCGTCCCGACGGCGTGCGTGCCTGGACGAGTGACGACGACGGGCCCGTCGCGGCAGGACTCACCGCCGCGCTCGGTGCGCTCGGCGTCCTCCCGGCGCGGGCCGGCGGGAGCTGA
- a CDS encoding lycopene cyclase family protein has product MSAAADPTVASATAAGARRAPAVGLRPPLPASVDVAVIGAGCSGLATAVRLDALPGSRSVIVLEGRAHADTRSWCSWDDGSDPLAEARSAAWDRWEVRTDRGTSVGTDPGHPYVLVRAADRRAAADRRLARRGSTVVTDGTPVTAVETAAGHLDVRTRGGSVRAGVVLDARGPRCPEHVPDGRVLLHQRFVGQWITTDRPVFDPSTVTLMDFSGQHRSDRVHFVYVLPVSPTGALVESTVFTPDAADPIDHRAEIAAYIARRWGLSATEWHVGDEEQGCIPMTDVPPAALVARDGDRWRPTGADPVASVIGTTRPSSGYGFARSNRHSAVVAAHLAAGTPVPAYRDRPRTRCLDAVFLRFLRDRPDRAAETFRRLLSLPGPLVVRFMTERSTLADDLRIVLALQKGPFLAALVRTLLDARTRHRARTTAQARR; this is encoded by the coding sequence GTGTCGGCCGCCGCTGACCCGACGGTCGCGAGCGCCACGGCGGCCGGAGCGCGTCGCGCACCGGCCGTCGGCCTCCGCCCGCCGCTGCCGGCGTCGGTCGACGTCGCCGTCATCGGCGCCGGCTGTTCGGGCCTCGCCACCGCGGTCCGACTCGACGCGCTGCCCGGGAGCCGTTCCGTCATCGTCCTCGAGGGGCGCGCACACGCCGACACCCGGTCGTGGTGCTCGTGGGACGACGGCAGCGACCCGCTGGCGGAGGCACGGAGCGCCGCCTGGGACCGGTGGGAGGTCCGGACCGACCGAGGGACCAGTGTGGGCACTGACCCTGGCCACCCGTACGTGCTCGTGCGCGCAGCGGACCGACGGGCGGCCGCCGACCGTCGTCTCGCCCGGCGCGGATCGACCGTCGTCACCGACGGCACCCCCGTCACCGCCGTCGAGACGGCCGCGGGGCACCTGGACGTCCGGACCCGCGGTGGGTCCGTCCGTGCCGGCGTCGTCCTCGACGCGCGCGGGCCGCGCTGTCCCGAGCACGTCCCCGACGGGCGGGTGCTCCTGCACCAGCGCTTCGTCGGACAGTGGATCACGACCGACCGTCCGGTGTTCGACCCGTCGACCGTGACGCTGATGGACTTCAGCGGGCAGCACCGGTCCGACCGCGTGCACTTCGTCTACGTCCTCCCGGTGTCACCGACCGGAGCACTGGTGGAGTCGACGGTCTTCACGCCCGACGCCGCGGACCCGATCGACCACCGCGCGGAGATCGCCGCCTACATCGCACGTCGGTGGGGGCTGTCGGCCACGGAGTGGCACGTCGGTGACGAGGAGCAGGGCTGCATCCCGATGACGGACGTGCCGCCCGCCGCCCTGGTCGCCCGTGACGGGGACCGCTGGCGACCGACCGGTGCGGACCCGGTCGCGTCCGTCATCGGCACCACCCGACCGAGCAGCGGCTACGGGTTCGCCCGCAGCAACCGCCACAGTGCGGTGGTCGCCGCACACCTCGCGGCCGGGACGCCGGTGCCCGCGTACCGGGACCGGCCGCGCACGCGCTGCCTCGACGCGGTGTTCCTCCGGTTCCTCCGCGACCGCCCCGACCGAGCAGCCGAGACCTTCCGACGCCTGCTGTCGCTCCCCGGGCCCCTGGTCGTCCGGTTCATGACGGAACGGTCGACGCTCGCCGACGACCTCCGCATCGTGCTCGCGCTGCAGAAGGGTCCGTTCCTCGCAGCCCTCGTGCGGACCTTGCTCGACGCCCGGACCCGACACCGCGCCCGGACGACGGCGCAGGCGCGCCGGTGA
- a CDS encoding Brp/Blh family beta-carotene 15,15'-dioxygenase → MTVLVRAVATAPPGAAVPPALRRWVAHRVLMPVTVVLLAVAVACALAQLGGVTVPMPVQLVPFGISVLVFGLPHGALDHLVPARLRPGTSTARSIAVVVALYLVVGSATAALWTAASLLGFTVFIAITWFHWGQGDLFVDRLLVDGATGRAGAALTVAARGALPMLVPFVAQPAAAMTVVTGTASALASAPVRAPALPDGVRIATGAVVVVLVVLHLAAVRRSGRPPWRQVVEDGVLVLFFTVVPPVLAVGLYFTLWHAVRHILRLELTDRTAAVQLHRGYLLAPFLRFVRQAWPITLIAVGMLVVLAVLLRRADLGVYLVLIAALTTPHTVVVTWMDHVQRTWHPAAPSTATGGTPDPV, encoded by the coding sequence GTGACCGTGCTCGTCCGCGCCGTCGCGACGGCACCACCCGGAGCCGCGGTCCCGCCCGCGCTCCGGAGGTGGGTCGCGCACCGGGTGCTCATGCCGGTCACCGTGGTCCTGCTCGCGGTCGCCGTGGCGTGCGCCCTGGCGCAGCTCGGCGGGGTCACCGTGCCGATGCCGGTGCAGCTCGTCCCGTTCGGGATCAGCGTCCTGGTCTTCGGTCTCCCGCACGGTGCGCTCGACCACCTGGTCCCGGCGCGGCTGCGTCCCGGGACCAGCACGGCCCGGTCGATCGCCGTCGTCGTCGCGCTCTACCTCGTGGTCGGCAGCGCCACCGCCGCGCTGTGGACCGCGGCTTCGCTGCTCGGGTTCACGGTGTTCATCGCGATCACGTGGTTCCACTGGGGACAGGGCGACCTGTTCGTCGACCGGCTCCTGGTCGACGGCGCGACCGGACGCGCCGGAGCCGCACTGACGGTCGCGGCCCGCGGCGCCCTGCCCATGCTCGTCCCGTTCGTCGCGCAACCCGCCGCCGCGATGACGGTCGTGACCGGCACGGCGAGCGCGCTCGCGTCCGCCCCGGTCCGAGCCCCAGCGCTCCCCGACGGGGTCCGCATCGCCACCGGCGCGGTGGTCGTCGTCCTCGTCGTGCTGCACCTCGCGGCCGTGCGGCGGTCGGGGAGACCGCCGTGGCGGCAGGTGGTCGAGGACGGTGTCCTCGTCCTGTTCTTCACGGTCGTCCCGCCGGTCCTCGCGGTGGGCCTGTACTTCACGCTCTGGCACGCGGTGCGGCACATCCTCCGCCTCGAGCTGACCGACCGGACCGCGGCCGTGCAGCTGCACCGGGGGTACCTCCTGGCACCCTTCCTCCGGTTCGTGCGGCAGGCGTGGCCGATCACCCTGATCGCGGTCGGCATGCTCGTCGTGCTCGCGGTCCTCCTCCGCCGTGCGGACCTCGGCGTCTACCTCGTGCTGATCGCCGCGTTGACCACCCCGCACACCGTGGTGGTCACGTGGATGGACCACGTGCAGCGCACCTGGCACCCCGCTGCGCCGTCGACCGCCACGGGAGGCACGCCGGACCCCGTCTGA
- a CDS encoding TDT family transporter codes for MTAPTLPTPTVPLTLRRRRRLFRELDHPVQVFSNLTPNWFASVMGTGIVATAAATLPLGFPGLRLGATIVWAVGAVLLVAVTVATVLHWVLYRATALSHIRNPVAAHFYGAPPMAFLTVGAGTLLLGRDWIGLAAAVDVDWVLWGAGTLAGLLTATLVPFFAFTRHAYAPGAASGGWLMPIVPPMVSASTGALLLPHAPAGQVRATLLWGCYGLFGLSLVASLVVITLVWHRLVFHGTGAPATVPTLWIVLGPVGQSITAVNLLAGNARTVTDEDTVHVLLVLALVYGFAMLGFALLWTGIALAVTVSTSRRHLPFSLTWWSFTFPVGTCVTGLDGLAAHSGLVVVQVLALLSYAALVGAWLVVGVRTFRGSVLRGSLLAPPRDD; via the coding sequence CGAGCTCGACCACCCCGTGCAGGTCTTCTCGAACCTGACGCCGAACTGGTTCGCCTCCGTCATGGGCACCGGGATCGTGGCGACGGCCGCAGCGACGCTGCCGCTGGGGTTCCCGGGCCTGCGGCTCGGGGCCACGATCGTCTGGGCCGTGGGTGCCGTGCTCCTCGTCGCGGTGACCGTCGCCACCGTCCTGCACTGGGTGCTGTACCGGGCGACCGCGCTGAGCCACATCCGCAACCCGGTCGCCGCGCACTTCTACGGCGCCCCTCCGATGGCGTTCCTGACCGTCGGCGCGGGGACGCTCCTGCTCGGTAGGGACTGGATCGGGCTCGCCGCGGCGGTCGACGTCGACTGGGTGCTCTGGGGAGCCGGGACCCTCGCCGGACTGCTCACCGCGACCCTCGTGCCCTTCTTCGCCTTCACGCGACACGCGTACGCGCCGGGCGCCGCCTCCGGTGGATGGTTGATGCCGATCGTCCCGCCGATGGTCTCCGCGTCGACCGGTGCGCTCCTGCTCCCCCACGCGCCGGCAGGGCAGGTGCGTGCGACGCTGCTCTGGGGGTGCTACGGCTTGTTCGGCCTCAGCCTCGTCGCGTCGCTCGTGGTCATCACCCTCGTCTGGCACCGCCTCGTGTTCCACGGCACCGGGGCGCCGGCGACGGTGCCCACGCTCTGGATCGTCCTCGGTCCGGTCGGTCAGTCGATCACCGCCGTGAACCTGCTCGCGGGGAACGCCCGGACGGTCACCGACGAGGACACCGTGCACGTCCTGCTCGTCCTGGCGCTCGTCTACGGGTTCGCGATGCTCGGTTTCGCACTGCTGTGGACGGGGATCGCACTCGCCGTCACCGTCAGCACGAGCCGACGGCACCTCCCGTTCAGCCTCACCTGGTGGTCGTTCACCTTCCCGGTCGGCACGTGCGTGACCGGGCTCGACGGGTTGGCGGCGCACTCCGGGCTCGTGGTCGTCCAGGTCCTCGCGCTGCTGTCCTACGCCGCACTCGTCGGGGCGTGGCTGGTCGTCGGTGTGCGGACCTTCCGGGGATCGGTCCTCCGGGGATCGCTGCTCGCGCCGCCCCGGGACGACTGA
- a CDS encoding alpha/beta fold hydrolase, translating to MRLHADTQGAGRRTAVLLHGMTGSSESWWRITPLLAARGFRVLALDLPGHGRSPRDPELSVERAAQAVAETVDAVVPGRPAVVVGHSIGGTIAAAAVASGWLDPELAVYVDAPVRLRGGADRATAVEEYATERLQRTVEVLRASKPHYSDRDCVVEARAAVHFDPVTAGALAAAPGGTWTPRPGSIVVRADPSHHVDADTAAALVEDGVTVRSIAGAAHAVWYSHPDAFVSALPELFG from the coding sequence ATGCGACTGCACGCGGACACGCAGGGTGCGGGGCGGCGGACCGCCGTCCTGCTGCACGGGATGACCGGGTCCTCCGAGAGCTGGTGGCGCATCACACCGCTCCTCGCCGCGCGCGGGTTCCGGGTCCTCGCACTCGACCTGCCGGGGCACGGTCGCTCACCGCGGGACCCCGAGCTCAGCGTGGAGCGGGCGGCGCAGGCCGTGGCGGAGACGGTCGACGCCGTGGTCCCGGGACGACCGGCCGTGGTCGTGGGGCACTCGATCGGCGGCACGATCGCCGCCGCAGCCGTCGCGTCCGGCTGGCTGGACCCGGAGCTCGCGGTGTACGTCGACGCGCCCGTCCGGCTGCGTGGCGGAGCGGACCGGGCGACGGCCGTCGAGGAGTACGCGACGGAGCGGCTCCAGCGGACCGTGGAGGTGCTCCGGGCGTCGAAGCCGCACTACAGCGACCGTGACTGTGTCGTCGAGGCCCGGGCCGCCGTGCACTTCGATCCGGTGACGGCGGGGGCGCTCGCCGCGGCTCCTGGTGGGACCTGGACACCGAGACCGGGTTCGATCGTGGTCCGGGCAGACCCGAGCCACCACGTCGACGCCGACACCGCCGCGGCGCTCGTCGAGGACGGGGTGACGGTCCGGAGCATCGCGGGGGCTGCGCACGCGGTCTGGTACAGCCACCCGGACGCGTTCGTCAGCGCACTGCCCGAGCTGTTCGGGTGA
- a CDS encoding response regulator transcription factor, whose product MQERIRVALVNDYELVLRGLSDMLAPFADQLEIVQLDARTRVTADVDVALYDTFAQPEPDDEDVSRLVSNPRIRTVAVFTWKMDRELIDAAVRRGATGYFAKSLSGAELAAGLVQVAAGARVIGEPRRRVPSGPGVDWPGRGHGISDRQSEILALITQGKRNTEIAELTHLSPNTIKTHIRTLYSKIGVVTRVEAALWGTENGFRPDHRSIDR is encoded by the coding sequence ATGCAGGAGCGGATCCGTGTCGCGCTCGTGAACGACTACGAACTCGTCCTCCGCGGACTCTCCGACATGCTCGCGCCCTTCGCGGACCAGCTCGAGATCGTGCAGCTCGACGCCCGCACCCGTGTCACCGCCGACGTCGACGTCGCGCTCTACGACACGTTCGCGCAGCCCGAACCCGACGACGAGGACGTGTCCCGCCTCGTGTCGAACCCGCGCATCCGCACCGTCGCCGTGTTCACCTGGAAGATGGACCGGGAGCTCATCGACGCAGCCGTCCGCCGAGGTGCCACCGGGTACTTCGCCAAGAGTCTCTCCGGGGCCGAGCTGGCCGCGGGCCTGGTGCAGGTCGCCGCCGGTGCGCGCGTGATCGGGGAACCACGCCGTCGTGTCCCGAGCGGTCCCGGCGTGGACTGGCCCGGCCGCGGGCACGGCATCTCGGACCGTCAGTCGGAGATCCTCGCGCTCATCACGCAGGGCAAGCGCAACACCGAGATCGCCGAGCTCACCCACCTGAGCCCGAACACGATCAAGACCCACATCCGCACCCTCTACAGCAAGATCGGGGTCGTCACCCGGGTCGAGGCAGCCCTCTGGGGGACGGAGAACGGGTTCCGCCCCGACCACCGCAGCATCGACCGGTGA
- a CDS encoding bacteriorhodopsin, with product MSDALAPWNASLTLAEHSIIVYALSVAGLALFAFFVKSLVSTNEVTGRYRSGVYAGMCITGIAFLSYVLLVVEFAIGYERKGDLWVPNANAILTWAPRYFDWTVTVPLLVIELLAVATVVGAAARRLRAVGIAAAFLMISTGFIGGVVVDSGTDTGALWLWGVVSGVFMVVLYVLVVYVVVKGGRDLRGSAAAVTLRNAGILLIVTWMAYPIIFGLQGWGHGGAVITWMQVVLSAADIVAKVGFGAMIHKIAKTRSAEDVRAGVDTLPEALWVSSEKLSDGTLPVAGPVAETPAGRGGRVGRR from the coding sequence ATGTCCGATGCACTCGCTCCCTGGAACGCGTCCCTGACGCTCGCGGAGCACTCGATCATCGTCTACGCACTGTCCGTCGCGGGCCTCGCGCTCTTCGCGTTCTTCGTGAAGTCCCTGGTCTCGACCAACGAGGTCACCGGCCGCTACCGCTCCGGGGTCTACGCCGGCATGTGCATCACCGGCATCGCCTTCCTGTCCTACGTGCTGCTGGTGGTCGAGTTCGCCATCGGGTACGAGCGCAAGGGCGACCTCTGGGTACCGAACGCGAACGCGATCCTGACCTGGGCGCCGCGCTACTTCGACTGGACGGTCACCGTCCCGCTGCTCGTCATCGAGCTGCTCGCCGTCGCGACGGTCGTGGGCGCAGCGGCCCGTCGCCTCCGGGCCGTCGGGATCGCCGCGGCGTTCCTGATGATCAGCACGGGTTTCATCGGCGGTGTGGTCGTCGACTCCGGCACGGACACCGGGGCGCTCTGGCTCTGGGGCGTCGTCTCCGGTGTCTTCATGGTGGTCCTCTACGTCCTCGTCGTCTACGTCGTCGTCAAGGGCGGTCGTGACCTCCGCGGCTCCGCGGCGGCCGTCACCCTCCGCAACGCCGGGATCCTCCTCATCGTCACCTGGATGGCCTACCCGATCATCTTCGGCCTGCAGGGCTGGGGGCACGGGGGTGCCGTCATCACGTGGATGCAGGTCGTGCTCTCCGCGGCGGACATCGTGGCGAAGGTCGGCTTCGGTGCCATGATCCACAAGATCGCGAAGACCCGGTCGGCCGAGGACGTCCGTGCCGGCGTCGACACCCTCCCCGAGGCGCTGTGGGTCTCGTCCGAGAAGCTCTCCGACGGCACGCTCCCCGTCGCCGGACCGGTCGCGGAGACCCCCGCCGGCCGCGGTGGACGTGTCGGCCGCCGCTGA
- a CDS encoding NUDIX hydrolase → MEYTDYDTRLASYAVVTDGDRVLLARLSWPDAGLWTLPGGGVDLDETVEEGAVREVREETGYDVVVEELLGVRSHVVPPERRKHRNGRPMKAVQVVHRARVVGGSLRHEAVGTTDLARWVPLDELGTHRHGILVVQALRWAGVGAV, encoded by the coding sequence ATGGAGTACACCGACTACGACACCCGGCTGGCGTCCTACGCCGTCGTCACCGACGGCGACCGGGTGCTGCTCGCCCGGCTCAGCTGGCCGGACGCGGGACTCTGGACGCTGCCGGGCGGCGGGGTCGACCTGGACGAGACCGTCGAGGAGGGCGCCGTCCGCGAGGTCCGCGAGGAGACCGGGTACGACGTCGTGGTCGAGGAGCTGCTCGGGGTGCGGTCCCACGTCGTGCCGCCCGAGCGCCGGAAGCACCGGAACGGTCGACCGATGAAGGCCGTGCAGGTGGTGCACCGGGCCCGGGTGGTCGGGGGCTCGCTGCGCCACGAAGCGGTGGGGACGACGGACCTGGCGCGCTGGGTGCCGCTCGACGAGCTCGGGACGCACCGGCACGGGATCCTCGTGGTGCAGGCGCTCCGGTGGGCGGGCGTCGGGGCGGTCTGA
- a CDS encoding MarR family transcriptional regulator, producing MSDDGEQAPPRNAVLAASTAGLGIVLRSLAPALEQVTLQQYRILVLLVTRGPMRASDLATELGLLPSGITRMVDRLVRADFVEKRTSRHSGREVVVTALPSATLLVEDVLARRDAEFRAVLRRMPPEDRALVDRAAAAFTRASTAEPLTDAELLLAVTNGR from the coding sequence GTGTCTGACGACGGCGAGCAAGCTCCTCCCCGGAACGCGGTGCTCGCCGCGTCGACGGCCGGTCTCGGGATCGTCCTGCGGTCCCTCGCCCCGGCGCTCGAGCAGGTGACCCTGCAGCAGTACCGGATTCTCGTCCTGCTGGTCACCCGCGGTCCGATGCGGGCCAGCGACCTCGCCACGGAACTCGGCCTGCTGCCCTCGGGCATCACCCGCATGGTGGACCGCCTGGTCCGCGCCGACTTCGTCGAGAAGCGCACGAGTCGGCACAGCGGACGGGAGGTCGTGGTGACGGCCCTGCCCTCGGCGACGCTGCTCGTCGAGGACGTCCTGGCCCGGCGCGACGCGGAGTTCCGCGCGGTCCTGCGGCGCATGCCCCCGGAGGACCGGGCTCTGGTCGACCGTGCCGCCGCGGCCTTCACGCGTGCCTCGACGGCGGAGCCACTCACGGACGCCGAGCTGCTGCTCGCCGTCACGAACGGGCGGTGA
- a CDS encoding ABC transporter ATP-binding protein — MSTVLSPGRTGTAVHLDRLTKTYPNGPSTVTALDGVSLDIASGSFTAVMGASGSGKSTFLNCAAGLDTPSSGSVVIGGVDLGTLSPDAVTRFRRDHVGFVFQGYNLVPHLTVGENVRLPLTLAGTRADEHRVAELLDAVGLGGTADRLPGELSGGQAQRVAIARALVAGPDVVFADEPTGALDTATADRILQLLQHAVRSLGQTLVLVTHDPRAAAYADRVVFLADGRVRDELHAPTLESVTAHVLGLGR, encoded by the coding sequence GTGTCCACAGTCCTCTCCCCCGGCCGCACCGGCACCGCGGTGCACCTCGACCGGCTCACCAAGACGTACCCGAACGGGCCGTCGACCGTCACCGCGCTCGACGGCGTCTCCCTCGACATCGCCTCCGGCAGCTTCACCGCCGTGATGGGCGCGTCCGGCTCCGGCAAGTCGACGTTCCTCAACTGCGCCGCCGGGCTCGACACCCCCTCGAGCGGCAGCGTGGTGATCGGCGGCGTCGACCTCGGCACCCTCAGCCCGGACGCCGTCACGCGCTTCCGCCGCGACCACGTCGGCTTCGTGTTCCAGGGCTACAACCTCGTGCCGCACCTGACCGTCGGCGAGAACGTCCGGCTGCCCCTGACGCTCGCCGGCACCCGCGCCGACGAGCACCGGGTCGCGGAGCTGCTCGACGCCGTCGGCCTGGGCGGGACGGCCGACCGTCTGCCCGGCGAGCTGTCCGGCGGCCAGGCGCAGCGCGTCGCCATCGCGCGGGCACTCGTCGCGGGACCGGACGTGGTGTTCGCCGACGAGCCGACCGGTGCCCTGGACACCGCGACCGCGGACCGGATCCTGCAGCTCCTGCAGCACGCGGTGCGGTCGCTCGGGCAGACCCTCGTGCTCGTCACGCACGACCCCCGCGCTGCCGCGTACGCCGACCGGGTCGTGTTCCTCGCCGACGGTCGGGTGCGCGACGAGCTGCACGCCCCGACGCTCGAGTCGGTCACGGCCCACGTGCTCGGTCTGGGGCGCTGA